The proteins below are encoded in one region of Strix aluco isolate bStrAlu1 chromosome 8, bStrAlu1.hap1, whole genome shotgun sequence:
- the FNBP1L gene encoding formin-binding protein 1-like isoform X1, protein MSWGTELWDQFDNLDKHTQWGIDFLEKYAKFVKERIEIEQNYAKQLRNLVKKYCPKRSPKDEEPRFTSCIAFFNILNELNDYAGQREVVAEEMGHRVYGELMRYSHDLKTERKMHLQEGRKAQQYLDMCWKQMDNSKKKFERECREAEKAQQSYERLDNDTNATKADVEKAKQQLNLRTHMADENKNEYAAQLQNFNGEQHKHYYIVIPQIYKQLQEMDERRTIKLSECYKGFADSERKVIPIISKCLEGMILAAKSVDEHRDSQLVIDCFKSGFEPPGDFPFEDYSQNIYRTISDGTISTPKQEGMRIDSKTTVGKAKGKLWLFGKKPKGPALEDFSHLPPEQRRKKLQQRIDELNRELQKETDQKDALIKMKDVYEKNPQMGDPGSLQPKLTETMSNMDRLRMEIHKNEAWLSEVEGKVAARSDRRHSSDINHLVTQGRESPEGSYTDDANQEVRGPPQQHAHPSEFDDEFEDDDPLPAIGHCKAIYPFDGHNEGTLAMKEGEILYIIEEDKGDGWTRARRHNGEEGYVPTSYIDVTLEKNSKGAVTYI, encoded by the exons gatcaGTTTGATAACTTGGACAAGCATACGCAGTGGGGCATTGACTTCTTGGAGAAATATGCAAAATTTGTAAAAGAAAGGATAGAAATTGAGCAAAACTATGCAAAACAACTGAG aaatctggttaagaAGTACTGTCCTAAACGTTCACCCAAAGATGAGGAACCCAG GTTTACTTCGTGTATTGCCTTTTTTAACATCCTTAATGAGTTGAATGACTACGCAGGACAACGAGAAGTAGTTGCAGAAGAAATGGGACACAGAGTGTATGGAGAATTGATGAGATACTCTCATGATctaaaaactgagagaaaaatg CATCTTCAAGAAGGGCGAAAGGCTCAACAGTATCTGGACATGTGCTGGAAACAGATGGATAAT AGCAAAAAGAAATTTGAGAGAGAATGCAGAGAGGCAGAGAAGGCACAGCAAAGCTATGAAAGACTGGACAACGACACTAATGCAACAAAGGCTGATGTTGAGAAG GCTAAGCAACAGTTAAACCTGCGCACACATATGgctgatgaaaacaaaaatgaatatgCTGCACAACTACAGAATTTTAATGGGGAACAGCACAAACACTACTACATTGTCATTCCTCAGATTTATAAG CAACTTCAAGAAATGGATGAAAGAAGGACTATCAAACTTAGTGAATGTTACAAAGGCTTTGCTGACTCTGAGCGCAAGGTTATTCCGATTATCTCTAAATGTTTAGAAGGGATGATCCTTGCAGCAAAATCAGTTGATGAACATAGA GACTCTCAACTAGTGATAGACTGCTTCAAATCTGGTTTTGAACCTCCTGGAGATTTTCCATTTGAAGATTACAGTCAAAATATTTACAGAACTATCTCTGATGGAACCATCAGTACACCAAAGCAGGAAGGAATGAGGATTGATTCAAAAACTACAGTGGGCAAGGCTAAAGGAAAGCTGTGGCTATTTGGAAAGAAGCCAAAG GGCCCTGCACTAGAAGACTTCAGCCATCTCCCGCCAGAACAAAGACGCaagaaactgcaacagaggatcGATGAACTTAACAGAGAACTACAGAAGGAAACAGACCAAAA AGATGCTCTCATCAAGATGAAGGATGTTTATGAGAAAAATCCCCAGATGGGTGATCCAGGCAGTTTGCAACCAAAACTAACTGAGACTATGAGCAACATGGACCGTCTTCGGATGGAAATACACAAGAATGAG gcCTGGCTCTCTGAAGTTGAAGGTAAAGTAGCGGCCAGAAGCGACAGGCGGCACAGCAGTGATATCAACCACCTTGTAACCCAGGGCAGAGAGAG CCCTGAGGGAAGTTACACAGATGATGCCAATCAGGAGGTTCGAGGCCCACCACAGCAGCACGCACATCCCAGTGAGTTTGATGATGAGTTTGAAGATGATGATCCACTACCAGCTATAGGACACTGCAAGGCAATATATCCATTTGATG gtCATAATGAAGGCACTCTAGCAATGAAAGAAGGGGAAATTTTGTACATTATTGAGGAGGACAAAGGAGATGGGTGGACAAGAGCTCGAAGACATAATGGAGAGGAAGGCTATGTGCCAACATCGTATATAGATGTAACGctagagaaaaacagcaaaggtGCAGTAACCTATATCTAA
- the FNBP1L gene encoding formin-binding protein 1-like isoform X4, translating into MSWGTELWDQFDNLDKHTQWGIDFLEKYAKFVKERIEIEQNYAKQLRNLVKKYCPKRSPKDEEPRFTSCIAFFNILNELNDYAGQREVVAEEMGHRVYGELMRYSHDLKTERKMHLQEGRKAQQYLDMCWKQMDNSKKKFERECREAEKAQQSYERLDNDTNATKADVEKAKQQLNLRTHMADENKNEYAAQLQNFNGEQHKHYYIVIPQIYKQLQEMDERRTIKLSECYKGFADSERKVIPIISKCLEGMILAAKSVDEHRDSQLVIDCFKSGFEPPGDFPFEDYSQNIYRTISDGTISTPKQEGMRIDSKTTVGKAKGKLWLFGKKPKPQSPPLTPTSLYTSSTPNGSQYPIFSIEPVHYCMSDIKTGKPRIPSFRSLKRGWSVKMGPALEDFSHLPPEQRRKKLQQRIDELNRELQKETDQKDALIKMKDVYEKNPQMGDPGSLQPKLTETMSNMDRLRMEIHKNEAWLSEVEGKVAARSDRRHSSDINHLVTQGRESPEGSYTDDANQEVRGPPQQHAHPSEFDDEFEDDDPLPAIGHCKAIYPFDGHNEGTLAMKEGEILYIIEEDKGDGWTRARRHNGEEGYVPTSYIDVTLEKNSKGAVTYI; encoded by the exons gatcaGTTTGATAACTTGGACAAGCATACGCAGTGGGGCATTGACTTCTTGGAGAAATATGCAAAATTTGTAAAAGAAAGGATAGAAATTGAGCAAAACTATGCAAAACAACTGAG aaatctggttaagaAGTACTGTCCTAAACGTTCACCCAAAGATGAGGAACCCAG GTTTACTTCGTGTATTGCCTTTTTTAACATCCTTAATGAGTTGAATGACTACGCAGGACAACGAGAAGTAGTTGCAGAAGAAATGGGACACAGAGTGTATGGAGAATTGATGAGATACTCTCATGATctaaaaactgagagaaaaatg CATCTTCAAGAAGGGCGAAAGGCTCAACAGTATCTGGACATGTGCTGGAAACAGATGGATAAT AGCAAAAAGAAATTTGAGAGAGAATGCAGAGAGGCAGAGAAGGCACAGCAAAGCTATGAAAGACTGGACAACGACACTAATGCAACAAAGGCTGATGTTGAGAAG GCTAAGCAACAGTTAAACCTGCGCACACATATGgctgatgaaaacaaaaatgaatatgCTGCACAACTACAGAATTTTAATGGGGAACAGCACAAACACTACTACATTGTCATTCCTCAGATTTATAAG CAACTTCAAGAAATGGATGAAAGAAGGACTATCAAACTTAGTGAATGTTACAAAGGCTTTGCTGACTCTGAGCGCAAGGTTATTCCGATTATCTCTAAATGTTTAGAAGGGATGATCCTTGCAGCAAAATCAGTTGATGAACATAGA GACTCTCAACTAGTGATAGACTGCTTCAAATCTGGTTTTGAACCTCCTGGAGATTTTCCATTTGAAGATTACAGTCAAAATATTTACAGAACTATCTCTGATGGAACCATCAGTACACCAAAGCAGGAAGGAATGAGGATTGATTCAAAAACTACAGTGGGCAAGGCTAAAGGAAAGCTGTGGCTATTTGGAAAGAAGCCAAAG CCACAATCCCCACCCCTAACCCCTACTAGTTTATACACATCCAGTACTCCTAATGGGTCCCAGTACCCCATATTCTCCATTGAACCAGTGCATTATTGCATGAGTGACATAAAAACAGGGAAGCCCAGAATTCCTTCTTTCAGAAGCCTCAAAAGAGGG TGGTCGGTGAAGATG GGCCCTGCACTAGAAGACTTCAGCCATCTCCCGCCAGAACAAAGACGCaagaaactgcaacagaggatcGATGAACTTAACAGAGAACTACAGAAGGAAACAGACCAAAA AGATGCTCTCATCAAGATGAAGGATGTTTATGAGAAAAATCCCCAGATGGGTGATCCAGGCAGTTTGCAACCAAAACTAACTGAGACTATGAGCAACATGGACCGTCTTCGGATGGAAATACACAAGAATGAG gcCTGGCTCTCTGAAGTTGAAGGTAAAGTAGCGGCCAGAAGCGACAGGCGGCACAGCAGTGATATCAACCACCTTGTAACCCAGGGCAGAGAGAG CCCTGAGGGAAGTTACACAGATGATGCCAATCAGGAGGTTCGAGGCCCACCACAGCAGCACGCACATCCCAGTGAGTTTGATGATGAGTTTGAAGATGATGATCCACTACCAGCTATAGGACACTGCAAGGCAATATATCCATTTGATG gtCATAATGAAGGCACTCTAGCAATGAAAGAAGGGGAAATTTTGTACATTATTGAGGAGGACAAAGGAGATGGGTGGACAAGAGCTCGAAGACATAATGGAGAGGAAGGCTATGTGCCAACATCGTATATAGATGTAACGctagagaaaaacagcaaaggtGCAGTAACCTATATCTAA
- the FNBP1L gene encoding formin-binding protein 1-like isoform X2 — translation MFTSVLNDQFDNLDKHTQWGIDFLEKYAKFVKERIEIEQNYAKQLRNLVKKYCPKRSPKDEEPRFTSCIAFFNILNELNDYAGQREVVAEEMGHRVYGELMRYSHDLKTERKMHLQEGRKAQQYLDMCWKQMDNSKKKFERECREAEKAQQSYERLDNDTNATKADVEKAKQQLNLRTHMADENKNEYAAQLQNFNGEQHKHYYIVIPQIYKQLQEMDERRTIKLSECYKGFADSERKVIPIISKCLEGMILAAKSVDEHRDSQLVIDCFKSGFEPPGDFPFEDYSQNIYRTISDGTISTPKQEGMRIDSKTTVGKAKGKLWLFGKKPKGPALEDFSHLPPEQRRKKLQQRIDELNRELQKETDQKDALIKMKDVYEKNPQMGDPGSLQPKLTETMSNMDRLRMEIHKNEAWLSEVEGKVAARSDRRHSSDINHLVTQGRESPEGSYTDDANQEVRGPPQQHAHPSEFDDEFEDDDPLPAIGHCKAIYPFDGHNEGTLAMKEGEILYIIEEDKGDGWTRARRHNGEEGYVPTSYIDVTLEKNSKGAVTYI, via the exons gatcaGTTTGATAACTTGGACAAGCATACGCAGTGGGGCATTGACTTCTTGGAGAAATATGCAAAATTTGTAAAAGAAAGGATAGAAATTGAGCAAAACTATGCAAAACAACTGAG aaatctggttaagaAGTACTGTCCTAAACGTTCACCCAAAGATGAGGAACCCAG GTTTACTTCGTGTATTGCCTTTTTTAACATCCTTAATGAGTTGAATGACTACGCAGGACAACGAGAAGTAGTTGCAGAAGAAATGGGACACAGAGTGTATGGAGAATTGATGAGATACTCTCATGATctaaaaactgagagaaaaatg CATCTTCAAGAAGGGCGAAAGGCTCAACAGTATCTGGACATGTGCTGGAAACAGATGGATAAT AGCAAAAAGAAATTTGAGAGAGAATGCAGAGAGGCAGAGAAGGCACAGCAAAGCTATGAAAGACTGGACAACGACACTAATGCAACAAAGGCTGATGTTGAGAAG GCTAAGCAACAGTTAAACCTGCGCACACATATGgctgatgaaaacaaaaatgaatatgCTGCACAACTACAGAATTTTAATGGGGAACAGCACAAACACTACTACATTGTCATTCCTCAGATTTATAAG CAACTTCAAGAAATGGATGAAAGAAGGACTATCAAACTTAGTGAATGTTACAAAGGCTTTGCTGACTCTGAGCGCAAGGTTATTCCGATTATCTCTAAATGTTTAGAAGGGATGATCCTTGCAGCAAAATCAGTTGATGAACATAGA GACTCTCAACTAGTGATAGACTGCTTCAAATCTGGTTTTGAACCTCCTGGAGATTTTCCATTTGAAGATTACAGTCAAAATATTTACAGAACTATCTCTGATGGAACCATCAGTACACCAAAGCAGGAAGGAATGAGGATTGATTCAAAAACTACAGTGGGCAAGGCTAAAGGAAAGCTGTGGCTATTTGGAAAGAAGCCAAAG GGCCCTGCACTAGAAGACTTCAGCCATCTCCCGCCAGAACAAAGACGCaagaaactgcaacagaggatcGATGAACTTAACAGAGAACTACAGAAGGAAACAGACCAAAA AGATGCTCTCATCAAGATGAAGGATGTTTATGAGAAAAATCCCCAGATGGGTGATCCAGGCAGTTTGCAACCAAAACTAACTGAGACTATGAGCAACATGGACCGTCTTCGGATGGAAATACACAAGAATGAG gcCTGGCTCTCTGAAGTTGAAGGTAAAGTAGCGGCCAGAAGCGACAGGCGGCACAGCAGTGATATCAACCACCTTGTAACCCAGGGCAGAGAGAG CCCTGAGGGAAGTTACACAGATGATGCCAATCAGGAGGTTCGAGGCCCACCACAGCAGCACGCACATCCCAGTGAGTTTGATGATGAGTTTGAAGATGATGATCCACTACCAGCTATAGGACACTGCAAGGCAATATATCCATTTGATG gtCATAATGAAGGCACTCTAGCAATGAAAGAAGGGGAAATTTTGTACATTATTGAGGAGGACAAAGGAGATGGGTGGACAAGAGCTCGAAGACATAATGGAGAGGAAGGCTATGTGCCAACATCGTATATAGATGTAACGctagagaaaaacagcaaaggtGCAGTAACCTATATCTAA
- the FNBP1L gene encoding formin-binding protein 1-like isoform X3 produces MSWGTELWDQFDNLDKHTQWGIDFLEKYAKFVKERIEIEQNYAKQLRNLVKKYCPKRSPKDEEPRFTSCIAFFNILNELNDYAGQREVVAEEMGHRVYGELMRYSHDLKTERKMHLQEGRKAQQYLDMCWKQMDNSKKKFERECREAEKAQQSYERLDNDTNATKADVEKAKQQLNLRTHMADENKNEYAAQLQNFNGEQHKHYYIVIPQIYKQLQEMDERRTIKLSECYKGFADSERKVIPIISKCLEGMILAAKSVDEHRDSQLVIDCFKSGFEPPGDFPFEDYSQNIYRTISDGTISTPKQEGMRIDSKTTVGKAKGKLWLFGKKPKGPALEDFSHLPPEQRRKKLQQRIDELNRELQKETDQKDALIKMKDVYEKNPQMGDPGSLQPKLTETMSNMDRLRMEIHKNEAWLSEVEGKVAARSDRRHSSDINHLVTQGRESPEGSYTDDANQEVRGPPQQHAHPSEFDDEFEDDDPLPAIGHCKAIYPFDGHNEGTLAMKEGEILYIIEEDKGDGWTRARRHNGEEGYVPTSYIDVTLEKNSKGS; encoded by the exons gatcaGTTTGATAACTTGGACAAGCATACGCAGTGGGGCATTGACTTCTTGGAGAAATATGCAAAATTTGTAAAAGAAAGGATAGAAATTGAGCAAAACTATGCAAAACAACTGAG aaatctggttaagaAGTACTGTCCTAAACGTTCACCCAAAGATGAGGAACCCAG GTTTACTTCGTGTATTGCCTTTTTTAACATCCTTAATGAGTTGAATGACTACGCAGGACAACGAGAAGTAGTTGCAGAAGAAATGGGACACAGAGTGTATGGAGAATTGATGAGATACTCTCATGATctaaaaactgagagaaaaatg CATCTTCAAGAAGGGCGAAAGGCTCAACAGTATCTGGACATGTGCTGGAAACAGATGGATAAT AGCAAAAAGAAATTTGAGAGAGAATGCAGAGAGGCAGAGAAGGCACAGCAAAGCTATGAAAGACTGGACAACGACACTAATGCAACAAAGGCTGATGTTGAGAAG GCTAAGCAACAGTTAAACCTGCGCACACATATGgctgatgaaaacaaaaatgaatatgCTGCACAACTACAGAATTTTAATGGGGAACAGCACAAACACTACTACATTGTCATTCCTCAGATTTATAAG CAACTTCAAGAAATGGATGAAAGAAGGACTATCAAACTTAGTGAATGTTACAAAGGCTTTGCTGACTCTGAGCGCAAGGTTATTCCGATTATCTCTAAATGTTTAGAAGGGATGATCCTTGCAGCAAAATCAGTTGATGAACATAGA GACTCTCAACTAGTGATAGACTGCTTCAAATCTGGTTTTGAACCTCCTGGAGATTTTCCATTTGAAGATTACAGTCAAAATATTTACAGAACTATCTCTGATGGAACCATCAGTACACCAAAGCAGGAAGGAATGAGGATTGATTCAAAAACTACAGTGGGCAAGGCTAAAGGAAAGCTGTGGCTATTTGGAAAGAAGCCAAAG GGCCCTGCACTAGAAGACTTCAGCCATCTCCCGCCAGAACAAAGACGCaagaaactgcaacagaggatcGATGAACTTAACAGAGAACTACAGAAGGAAACAGACCAAAA AGATGCTCTCATCAAGATGAAGGATGTTTATGAGAAAAATCCCCAGATGGGTGATCCAGGCAGTTTGCAACCAAAACTAACTGAGACTATGAGCAACATGGACCGTCTTCGGATGGAAATACACAAGAATGAG gcCTGGCTCTCTGAAGTTGAAGGTAAAGTAGCGGCCAGAAGCGACAGGCGGCACAGCAGTGATATCAACCACCTTGTAACCCAGGGCAGAGAGAG CCCTGAGGGAAGTTACACAGATGATGCCAATCAGGAGGTTCGAGGCCCACCACAGCAGCACGCACATCCCAGTGAGTTTGATGATGAGTTTGAAGATGATGATCCACTACCAGCTATAGGACACTGCAAGGCAATATATCCATTTGATG gtCATAATGAAGGCACTCTAGCAATGAAAGAAGGGGAAATTTTGTACATTATTGAGGAGGACAAAGGAGATGGGTGGACAAGAGCTCGAAGACATAATGGAGAGGAAGGCTATGTGCCAACATCGTATATAGATGTAACGctagagaaaaacagcaaag GTTCCTGA